From Virgibacillus natechei, the proteins below share one genomic window:
- a CDS encoding CBO0543 family protein, producing the protein MIETQQTYGQLHIQHFFETIIFTYQWWLLLVVSIGLWVIWALLVDKRRLNAILLVGLLVSLMALAFDEIGILLALWAYDYYLVPFTSKLYPVDLAIVPVFFMLLYQYVRAWKPYLLVLTLLTLFAVIVAEPLFVALDIYILLVWEHWYSAPIYILMGIFVKWLVDKVVGEKR; encoded by the coding sequence ATGATTGAAACACAACAAACATACGGTCAACTACACATACAGCATTTCTTTGAGACGATTATTTTTACTTATCAATGGTGGCTTTTACTAGTTGTCAGCATTGGTTTATGGGTGATATGGGCACTTTTAGTGGATAAAAGAAGGTTGAACGCCATCTTGCTTGTCGGTTTATTGGTCAGCTTAATGGCGCTAGCATTTGATGAAATTGGGATTTTATTAGCTTTATGGGCTTATGACTACTACCTCGTTCCCTTCACAAGTAAGTTATACCCCGTTGATCTCGCCATCGTCCCCGTATTTTTCATGTTATTATACCAATACGTAAGGGCGTGGAAACCCTATTTACTTGTGCTCACATTGTTAACTTTGTTTGCAGTTATCGTAGCTGAACCACTCTTTGTCGCATTAGATATTTACATTTTACTTGTATGGGAACATTGGTATTCTGCCCCTATTTACATACTGATGGGTATTTTTGTTAAATGGCTGGTTGATAAAGTTGTGGGGGAAAAGCGTTAA
- a CDS encoding sugar phosphate isomerase/epimerase family protein: MKLGVFTVLFADKQLDDMLRYVSSKGLEAVELGTGGFPGDAHCKVDELLNDDNALQQFKQKVDEHGLMISALSCHANALHPQNKIAQPADELLDKTIRLASKLGVSVVNTFSGCPGDHEGALYPNWPVSPWPHDFQEVLKWQWEKKLIPYWKEKNDLAEAHNVKIGLELHGGFSVHTPATMLRLREACGPAIGANLDPSHMWWQGIDPVESIKILGRENAIHHFHAKDTIIDQQNMNRNGLTDMTDYEEMHNRAWYFRTVGFGHDTKTWADIISTLRLMNYDHAVSIEHEDGLMSIDEGFTKAVENLKPVMVKESVGEMWWN; the protein is encoded by the coding sequence TTGAAATTAGGAGTTTTTACAGTACTATTCGCTGATAAACAACTTGATGATATGTTACGCTATGTTTCTTCAAAAGGATTAGAGGCCGTTGAATTAGGTACGGGAGGTTTCCCAGGCGATGCTCACTGCAAAGTGGATGAACTACTAAATGATGACAATGCTTTACAGCAATTTAAGCAAAAAGTTGATGAACATGGATTAATGATAAGTGCACTAAGTTGTCATGCAAATGCGCTTCACCCACAAAATAAAATTGCTCAACCAGCAGATGAACTGTTGGATAAAACCATACGACTTGCATCCAAATTAGGTGTATCTGTGGTTAATACATTTTCTGGTTGTCCAGGTGACCATGAAGGAGCTCTATATCCGAACTGGCCTGTCAGCCCTTGGCCTCATGATTTTCAAGAAGTACTAAAGTGGCAATGGGAAAAGAAACTAATTCCATATTGGAAAGAAAAAAACGATCTAGCAGAAGCACATAATGTAAAAATCGGCTTAGAACTTCATGGTGGATTTTCTGTCCATACGCCAGCTACGATGTTACGACTACGCGAGGCATGTGGGCCAGCGATTGGAGCAAATCTAGACCCAAGCCATATGTGGTGGCAAGGAATAGATCCAGTAGAGTCCATTAAAATACTTGGACGTGAAAATGCGATTCACCATTTTCATGCAAAAGATACGATTATTGACCAACAAAATATGAATAGAAATGGGCTGACTGATATGACTGATTACGAAGAAATGCATAACCGCGCATGGTATTTCAGAACGGTCGGTTTCGGACATGACACAAAGACTTGGGCAGATATTATCAGCACATTACGATTAATGAATTATGATCATGCCGTGAGTATTGAACATGAGGATGGACTAATGTCGATTGATGAAGGCTTTACAAAAGCGGTCGAAAACTTAAAACCCGTTATGGTCAAAGAATCCGTTGGAGAGATGTGGTGGAACTAG